The Bubalus kerabau isolate K-KA32 ecotype Philippines breed swamp buffalo chromosome X, PCC_UOA_SB_1v2, whole genome shotgun sequence genome has a segment encoding these proteins:
- the TAB3 gene encoding TGF-beta-activated kinase 1 and MAP3K7-binding protein 3 isoform X1 — translation MAQSSPQLDMQVLHDLRQRFPEIPEGVVSQCMLQNNNNLEACCRALSQESSKYLYMEYHSPDDSRMNRNRLLHINLGIHSPSSYHPGDGVQLNGGRTLVHSSSDGHIDPQHAAGKQLICLVQEPHSAPAVVATTPNYNPFFMNEQNRSAATPPSQPPQQPSSMQTGMTPSAMQGPSPPPPPPPSYMHIPRYSTNPITVTVSQNLPSGQTVPRALQILPQIPSNLYGSPGSIYIRQTSQSSSGRQTPQNTPWQSSPQGPVPHYSQRPLPVYPHQQNYPPSQYSPKQQQIPQPAYHSPPPSQCPSPFSSPQHQVQPSPLGHPSSHVFMPPSPSTTPPHPYQQGPPSYQKQGSHSVAYLPYTTSSLPKGSMKKIEITVEPSQRSGTAMNRSPSPISNQPSPRNQHSLYTATTPPSSSPSRGISSQPKPPFTVNPVYITYTQPTGPSCAPSPSPRMIPNPTTVFKITVGRAMTENLLNLVDQEERSAAPEPIQPISVIPGSGGEKGSHKYQRSSSSGSDDYAYTQALLLHQRARMERLAKQLKLEKEELERLKAEVNGMEHDLMQRRLRRVSCTTAIPTPEEMTRLRSMNRQLQINVDCTLKEVDLLQSRGNFDPKAMNNFYDNIEPGPVVPPKPPKKDSSDPCTIERKARRISVTSRVQEDVHDTQAAAADEHPGSSKQSPRTQPRDEDYEGAPWNCDSCTFLNHPALNRCEQCEMPRYT, via the exons ATGGCGCAAAGCAGTCCACAGCTTGATATGCAGGTTCTCCATGACCTCCGACAACGTTTCCCTGAGATTCCAGAGGGTGTGGTGTCTCAGTGCATGTTACAG aataaCAACAATCTGGAAGCCTGTTGCCGAGCCCTTTCCCAGGAGAGTAGTAAATACTTATATATGGAATACCATAGTCCAGATGACAGCAGGATGAATAGAAACCGCCTTTTGCATATTAACCTGGGTATTCATTCTCCTAGTAGCTACCACCCAGGAGATGGCGTGCAACTTAATGGCGGTCGAACGCTGGTACATAGCTCAAGTGATGGACATATTGATCCACAGCATGCAGCAGGTAAACAGCTGATATGTTTAGTTCAGGAACCACACTCAGCTCCAGCTGTTGTCGCTACTACTCCGAACTACAATCCTTTTTTTATGAATGAACAGAACAGAAGTGCAGCTACTCCTCCTTCACAGCCACCTCAACAGCCATCTTCCATGCAAACAGGAATGACTCCATCTGCTATGCAGGGGCCTTCACCACCGCCGCCGCCACCTCCTTCCTACATGCACATACCTCGGTATAGTACCAATCCAATTACTGTTACAGTATCCCAAAACCTCCCTTCTGGACAGACTGTACCAAGAGCTTTACAAATTCTTCCACAAATTCCAAGCAATCTGTATGGGTCTCCTGGTTCTATTTATATTAGACAGACATCTCAGAGTTCATCAGGAAGACAGACTCCTCAAAATACACCTTGGCAGTCCTCACCACAGGGCCCAGTGCCTCATTATAGCCAGCGTCCTTTACCTGTGTATCCACATCAACAAAACTATCCACCTTCTCAGTATTCTCCCAAACAACAGCAGATCCCTCAACCTGCTTACCATTCACCACCTCCTTCTCAGTGTCCTTCACCCTTCAGCTCTCCTCAGCATCAAGTACAACCGTCTCCATTGGGCCACCCCAGTTCTCATGTCTTTATGCCACCTAGTCCTTCAACGACGCCACCCCATCCATATCAACAAGGACCTCCTAGCTATCAGAAACAGGGAAGCCATTCGGTAGCCTATCTCCCATATACAACATCTAGCTTACCCAAAGGATCCATGAAGAAGATAGAAATTACAGTCGAACCCTCTCAGAGATCTGGAACAGCCATGAATAGGAGTCCTTCACCTATCAGTAACCAGCCATCTCCACGGAATCAGCACTCATTGTACACAGCCACCACACCACCGTCAAGTTCTCCTTCCAGAGGGATATCCAGTCAACCGAAACCTCCGTTTACTGTCAATCCtgtgtatattacatatacacaGCCCACTGGACCTTCTTGtgctccatcaccatctcctcgGATGATACCAAACCCAACGACCGTTTTTAAAATCACTGTAGGCCGAGCCATGACTGAAAATCTGTTAAATTTAGTGGACCAAGAAGAACGTTCTGCAGCCCCAGAACCTATCCAGCCCATTTCAGTGATACCAGGctctgggggagaaaagggaagccatAAATATCAGAGAAGTTCCAGTTCTGGATCTGATGACTATGCTTATACACAAG CTTTGCTGTTACATCAGCGAGCAAGGATGGAGAGGTTAGCAAAGCAATTGAAACTTGAGAAAGAGGAGCTAGAGCGCTTGAAGGCAGAAGTTAATGGTATGGAGCATGACCTGATGCAGAGGCGGCTCAGAAGGGTCAGCTGCACCACGGCGATCCCAACG CCTGAGGAAATGACAAGATTGAGAAGCATGAACAGACAACTCCAGATAAATGTTGACTGTACACTGAAAGAAGTCGACCTCCTTCAATCTAGAG gaAACTTTGATCCAAAAGCTATGAATAACTTTTATGACAACATAGAACCTGGTCCAGTTGTACCACCCAAGCCACCTAAAAAAG ACTCATCAGACCCCTGCACAATTGAGAGGAAAGCCCGAAGAATTAGCGTGACCTCCAGAGTACAGGAGGACGTCCATGACACCCAGGCAGCAGCTGCAGATG
- the TAB3 gene encoding TGF-beta-activated kinase 1 and MAP3K7-binding protein 3 isoform X9, whose protein sequence is MAQSSPQLDMQVLHDLRQRFPEIPEGVVSQCMLQNNNNLEACCRALSQESSKYLYMEYHSPDDSRMNRNRLLHINLGIHSPSSYHPGDGVQLNGGRTLVHSSSDGHIDPQHAAGKQLICLVQEPHSAPAVVATTPNYNPFFMNEQNRSAATPPSQPPQQPSSMQTGMTPSAMQGPSPPPPPPPSYMHIPRYSTNPITVTVSQNLPSGQTVPRALQILPQIPSNLYGSPGSIYIRQTSQSSSGRQTPQNTPWQSSPQGPVPHYSQRPLPVYPHQQNYPPSQYSPKQQQIPQPAYHSPPPSQCPSPFSSPQHQVQPSPLGHPSSHVFMPPSPSTTPPHPYQQGPPSYQKQGSHSVAYLPYTTSSLPKGSMKKIEITVEPSQRSGTAMNRSPSPISNQPSPRNQHSLYTATTPPSSSPSRGISSQPKPPFTVNPVYITYTQPTGPSCAPSPSPRMIPNPTTVFKITVGRAMTENLLNLVDQEERSAAPEPIQPISVIPGSGGEKGSHKYQRSSSSGSDDYAYTQALLLHQRARMERLAKQLKLEKEELERLKAEVNGMEHDLMQRRLRRVSCTTAIPTPEEMTRLRSMNRQLQINVDCTLKEVDLLQSRGNFDPKAMNNFYDNIEPGPVVPPKPPKKEIIRIK, encoded by the exons ATGGCGCAAAGCAGTCCACAGCTTGATATGCAGGTTCTCCATGACCTCCGACAACGTTTCCCTGAGATTCCAGAGGGTGTGGTGTCTCAGTGCATGTTACAG aataaCAACAATCTGGAAGCCTGTTGCCGAGCCCTTTCCCAGGAGAGTAGTAAATACTTATATATGGAATACCATAGTCCAGATGACAGCAGGATGAATAGAAACCGCCTTTTGCATATTAACCTGGGTATTCATTCTCCTAGTAGCTACCACCCAGGAGATGGCGTGCAACTTAATGGCGGTCGAACGCTGGTACATAGCTCAAGTGATGGACATATTGATCCACAGCATGCAGCAGGTAAACAGCTGATATGTTTAGTTCAGGAACCACACTCAGCTCCAGCTGTTGTCGCTACTACTCCGAACTACAATCCTTTTTTTATGAATGAACAGAACAGAAGTGCAGCTACTCCTCCTTCACAGCCACCTCAACAGCCATCTTCCATGCAAACAGGAATGACTCCATCTGCTATGCAGGGGCCTTCACCACCGCCGCCGCCACCTCCTTCCTACATGCACATACCTCGGTATAGTACCAATCCAATTACTGTTACAGTATCCCAAAACCTCCCTTCTGGACAGACTGTACCAAGAGCTTTACAAATTCTTCCACAAATTCCAAGCAATCTGTATGGGTCTCCTGGTTCTATTTATATTAGACAGACATCTCAGAGTTCATCAGGAAGACAGACTCCTCAAAATACACCTTGGCAGTCCTCACCACAGGGCCCAGTGCCTCATTATAGCCAGCGTCCTTTACCTGTGTATCCACATCAACAAAACTATCCACCTTCTCAGTATTCTCCCAAACAACAGCAGATCCCTCAACCTGCTTACCATTCACCACCTCCTTCTCAGTGTCCTTCACCCTTCAGCTCTCCTCAGCATCAAGTACAACCGTCTCCATTGGGCCACCCCAGTTCTCATGTCTTTATGCCACCTAGTCCTTCAACGACGCCACCCCATCCATATCAACAAGGACCTCCTAGCTATCAGAAACAGGGAAGCCATTCGGTAGCCTATCTCCCATATACAACATCTAGCTTACCCAAAGGATCCATGAAGAAGATAGAAATTACAGTCGAACCCTCTCAGAGATCTGGAACAGCCATGAATAGGAGTCCTTCACCTATCAGTAACCAGCCATCTCCACGGAATCAGCACTCATTGTACACAGCCACCACACCACCGTCAAGTTCTCCTTCCAGAGGGATATCCAGTCAACCGAAACCTCCGTTTACTGTCAATCCtgtgtatattacatatacacaGCCCACTGGACCTTCTTGtgctccatcaccatctcctcgGATGATACCAAACCCAACGACCGTTTTTAAAATCACTGTAGGCCGAGCCATGACTGAAAATCTGTTAAATTTAGTGGACCAAGAAGAACGTTCTGCAGCCCCAGAACCTATCCAGCCCATTTCAGTGATACCAGGctctgggggagaaaagggaagccatAAATATCAGAGAAGTTCCAGTTCTGGATCTGATGACTATGCTTATACACAAG CTTTGCTGTTACATCAGCGAGCAAGGATGGAGAGGTTAGCAAAGCAATTGAAACTTGAGAAAGAGGAGCTAGAGCGCTTGAAGGCAGAAGTTAATGGTATGGAGCATGACCTGATGCAGAGGCGGCTCAGAAGGGTCAGCTGCACCACGGCGATCCCAACG CCTGAGGAAATGACAAGATTGAGAAGCATGAACAGACAACTCCAGATAAATGTTGACTGTACACTGAAAGAAGTCGACCTCCTTCAATCTAGAG gaAACTTTGATCCAAAAGCTATGAATAACTTTTATGACAACATAGAACCTGGTCCAGTTGTACCACCCAAGCCACCTAAAAAAG
- the TAB3 gene encoding TGF-beta-activated kinase 1 and MAP3K7-binding protein 3 isoform X6, with protein MAQSSPQLDMQVLHDLRQRFPEIPEGVVSQCMLQNNNNLEACCRALSQESSKYLYMEYHSPDDSRMNRNRLLHINLGIHSPSSYHPGDGVQLNGGRTLVHSSSDGHIDPQHAAGKQLICLVQEPHSAPAVVATTPNYNPFFMNEQNRSAATPPSQPPQQPSSMQTGMTPSAMQGPSPPPPPPPSYMHIPRYSTNPITVTVSQNLPSGQTVPRALQILPQIPSNLYGSPGSIYIRQTSQSSSGRQTPQNTPWQSSPQGPVPHYSQRPLPVYPHQQNYPPSQYSPKQQQIPQPAYHSPPPSQCPSPFSSPQHQVQPSPLGHPSSHVFMPPSPSTTPPHPYQQGPPSYQKQGSHSVAYLPYTTSSLPKGSMKKIEITVEPSQRSGTAMNRSPSPISNQPSPRNQHSLYTATTPPSSSPSRGISSQPKPPFTVNPVYITYTQPTGPSCAPSPSPRMIPNPTTVFKITVGRAMTENLLNLVDQEERSAAPEPIQPISVIPGSGGEKGSHKYQRSSSSGSDDYAYTQALLLHQRARMERLAKQLKLEKEELERLKAEVNGMEHDLMQRRLRRVSCTTAIPTPEEMTRLRSMNRQLQINVDCTLKEVDLLQSRGNFDPKAMNNFYDNIEPGPVVPPKPPKKDSSDPCTIERKARRISVTSRVQEDVHDTQAAAADEIIRIK; from the exons ATGGCGCAAAGCAGTCCACAGCTTGATATGCAGGTTCTCCATGACCTCCGACAACGTTTCCCTGAGATTCCAGAGGGTGTGGTGTCTCAGTGCATGTTACAG aataaCAACAATCTGGAAGCCTGTTGCCGAGCCCTTTCCCAGGAGAGTAGTAAATACTTATATATGGAATACCATAGTCCAGATGACAGCAGGATGAATAGAAACCGCCTTTTGCATATTAACCTGGGTATTCATTCTCCTAGTAGCTACCACCCAGGAGATGGCGTGCAACTTAATGGCGGTCGAACGCTGGTACATAGCTCAAGTGATGGACATATTGATCCACAGCATGCAGCAGGTAAACAGCTGATATGTTTAGTTCAGGAACCACACTCAGCTCCAGCTGTTGTCGCTACTACTCCGAACTACAATCCTTTTTTTATGAATGAACAGAACAGAAGTGCAGCTACTCCTCCTTCACAGCCACCTCAACAGCCATCTTCCATGCAAACAGGAATGACTCCATCTGCTATGCAGGGGCCTTCACCACCGCCGCCGCCACCTCCTTCCTACATGCACATACCTCGGTATAGTACCAATCCAATTACTGTTACAGTATCCCAAAACCTCCCTTCTGGACAGACTGTACCAAGAGCTTTACAAATTCTTCCACAAATTCCAAGCAATCTGTATGGGTCTCCTGGTTCTATTTATATTAGACAGACATCTCAGAGTTCATCAGGAAGACAGACTCCTCAAAATACACCTTGGCAGTCCTCACCACAGGGCCCAGTGCCTCATTATAGCCAGCGTCCTTTACCTGTGTATCCACATCAACAAAACTATCCACCTTCTCAGTATTCTCCCAAACAACAGCAGATCCCTCAACCTGCTTACCATTCACCACCTCCTTCTCAGTGTCCTTCACCCTTCAGCTCTCCTCAGCATCAAGTACAACCGTCTCCATTGGGCCACCCCAGTTCTCATGTCTTTATGCCACCTAGTCCTTCAACGACGCCACCCCATCCATATCAACAAGGACCTCCTAGCTATCAGAAACAGGGAAGCCATTCGGTAGCCTATCTCCCATATACAACATCTAGCTTACCCAAAGGATCCATGAAGAAGATAGAAATTACAGTCGAACCCTCTCAGAGATCTGGAACAGCCATGAATAGGAGTCCTTCACCTATCAGTAACCAGCCATCTCCACGGAATCAGCACTCATTGTACACAGCCACCACACCACCGTCAAGTTCTCCTTCCAGAGGGATATCCAGTCAACCGAAACCTCCGTTTACTGTCAATCCtgtgtatattacatatacacaGCCCACTGGACCTTCTTGtgctccatcaccatctcctcgGATGATACCAAACCCAACGACCGTTTTTAAAATCACTGTAGGCCGAGCCATGACTGAAAATCTGTTAAATTTAGTGGACCAAGAAGAACGTTCTGCAGCCCCAGAACCTATCCAGCCCATTTCAGTGATACCAGGctctgggggagaaaagggaagccatAAATATCAGAGAAGTTCCAGTTCTGGATCTGATGACTATGCTTATACACAAG CTTTGCTGTTACATCAGCGAGCAAGGATGGAGAGGTTAGCAAAGCAATTGAAACTTGAGAAAGAGGAGCTAGAGCGCTTGAAGGCAGAAGTTAATGGTATGGAGCATGACCTGATGCAGAGGCGGCTCAGAAGGGTCAGCTGCACCACGGCGATCCCAACG CCTGAGGAAATGACAAGATTGAGAAGCATGAACAGACAACTCCAGATAAATGTTGACTGTACACTGAAAGAAGTCGACCTCCTTCAATCTAGAG gaAACTTTGATCCAAAAGCTATGAATAACTTTTATGACAACATAGAACCTGGTCCAGTTGTACCACCCAAGCCACCTAAAAAAG ACTCATCAGACCCCTGCACAATTGAGAGGAAAGCCCGAAGAATTAGCGTGACCTCCAGAGTACAGGAGGACGTCCATGACACCCAGGCAGCAGCTGCAGATG
- the TAB3 gene encoding TGF-beta-activated kinase 1 and MAP3K7-binding protein 3 isoform X4 — MAQSSPQLDMQVLHDLRQRFPEIPEGVVSQCMLQNNNNLEACCRALSQESSKYLYMEYHSPDDSRMNRNRLLHINLGIHSPSSYHPGDGVQLNGGRTLVHSSSDGHIDPQHAAGKQLICLVQEPHSAPAVVATTPNYNPFFMNEQNRSAATPPSQPPQQPSSMQTGMTPSAMQGPSPPPPPPPSYMHIPRYSTNPITVTVSQNLPSGQTVPRALQILPQIPSNLYGSPGSIYIRQTSQSSSGRQTPQNTPWQSSPQGPVPHYSQRPLPVYPHQQNYPPSQYSPKQQQIPQPAYHSPPPSQCPSPFSSPQHQVQPSPLGHPSSHVFMPPSPSTTPPHPYQQGPPSYQKQGSHSVAYLPYTTSSLPKGSMKKIEITVEPSQRSGTAMNRSPSPISNQPSPRNQHSLYTATTPPSSSPSRGISSQPKPPFTVNPVYITYTQPTGPSCAPSPSPRMIPNPTTVFKITVGRAMTENLLNLVDQEERSAAPEPIQPISVIPGSGGEKGSHKYQRSSSSGSDDYAYTQALLLHQRARMERLAKQLKLEKEELERLKAEVNGMEHDLMQRRLRRVSCTTAIPTPEEMTRLRSMNRQLQINVDCTLKEVDLLQSRGNFDPKAMNNFYDNIEPGPVVPPKPPKKDSSDPCTIERKARRISVTSRVQEDVHDTQAAAADGLYLGVSAKN, encoded by the exons ATGGCGCAAAGCAGTCCACAGCTTGATATGCAGGTTCTCCATGACCTCCGACAACGTTTCCCTGAGATTCCAGAGGGTGTGGTGTCTCAGTGCATGTTACAG aataaCAACAATCTGGAAGCCTGTTGCCGAGCCCTTTCCCAGGAGAGTAGTAAATACTTATATATGGAATACCATAGTCCAGATGACAGCAGGATGAATAGAAACCGCCTTTTGCATATTAACCTGGGTATTCATTCTCCTAGTAGCTACCACCCAGGAGATGGCGTGCAACTTAATGGCGGTCGAACGCTGGTACATAGCTCAAGTGATGGACATATTGATCCACAGCATGCAGCAGGTAAACAGCTGATATGTTTAGTTCAGGAACCACACTCAGCTCCAGCTGTTGTCGCTACTACTCCGAACTACAATCCTTTTTTTATGAATGAACAGAACAGAAGTGCAGCTACTCCTCCTTCACAGCCACCTCAACAGCCATCTTCCATGCAAACAGGAATGACTCCATCTGCTATGCAGGGGCCTTCACCACCGCCGCCGCCACCTCCTTCCTACATGCACATACCTCGGTATAGTACCAATCCAATTACTGTTACAGTATCCCAAAACCTCCCTTCTGGACAGACTGTACCAAGAGCTTTACAAATTCTTCCACAAATTCCAAGCAATCTGTATGGGTCTCCTGGTTCTATTTATATTAGACAGACATCTCAGAGTTCATCAGGAAGACAGACTCCTCAAAATACACCTTGGCAGTCCTCACCACAGGGCCCAGTGCCTCATTATAGCCAGCGTCCTTTACCTGTGTATCCACATCAACAAAACTATCCACCTTCTCAGTATTCTCCCAAACAACAGCAGATCCCTCAACCTGCTTACCATTCACCACCTCCTTCTCAGTGTCCTTCACCCTTCAGCTCTCCTCAGCATCAAGTACAACCGTCTCCATTGGGCCACCCCAGTTCTCATGTCTTTATGCCACCTAGTCCTTCAACGACGCCACCCCATCCATATCAACAAGGACCTCCTAGCTATCAGAAACAGGGAAGCCATTCGGTAGCCTATCTCCCATATACAACATCTAGCTTACCCAAAGGATCCATGAAGAAGATAGAAATTACAGTCGAACCCTCTCAGAGATCTGGAACAGCCATGAATAGGAGTCCTTCACCTATCAGTAACCAGCCATCTCCACGGAATCAGCACTCATTGTACACAGCCACCACACCACCGTCAAGTTCTCCTTCCAGAGGGATATCCAGTCAACCGAAACCTCCGTTTACTGTCAATCCtgtgtatattacatatacacaGCCCACTGGACCTTCTTGtgctccatcaccatctcctcgGATGATACCAAACCCAACGACCGTTTTTAAAATCACTGTAGGCCGAGCCATGACTGAAAATCTGTTAAATTTAGTGGACCAAGAAGAACGTTCTGCAGCCCCAGAACCTATCCAGCCCATTTCAGTGATACCAGGctctgggggagaaaagggaagccatAAATATCAGAGAAGTTCCAGTTCTGGATCTGATGACTATGCTTATACACAAG CTTTGCTGTTACATCAGCGAGCAAGGATGGAGAGGTTAGCAAAGCAATTGAAACTTGAGAAAGAGGAGCTAGAGCGCTTGAAGGCAGAAGTTAATGGTATGGAGCATGACCTGATGCAGAGGCGGCTCAGAAGGGTCAGCTGCACCACGGCGATCCCAACG CCTGAGGAAATGACAAGATTGAGAAGCATGAACAGACAACTCCAGATAAATGTTGACTGTACACTGAAAGAAGTCGACCTCCTTCAATCTAGAG gaAACTTTGATCCAAAAGCTATGAATAACTTTTATGACAACATAGAACCTGGTCCAGTTGTACCACCCAAGCCACCTAAAAAAG ACTCATCAGACCCCTGCACAATTGAGAGGAAAGCCCGAAGAATTAGCGTGACCTCCAGAGTACAGGAGGACGTCCATGACACCCAGGCAGCAGCTGCAGATGGTTTGTACTT GGGTGTCTCAGCCAAGAACTGA